The DNA sequence CGCCGAGCAGCTGACCAACCGCGTGGCATTCCGCCGTGCAATGCGCAAGGCTATCCAGTCCGCAATGCGCCAGCCACAGGTCAAGGGCATCAAGGTTGTGTGCTCCGGTCGTCTCGGCGGTGCCGAGATGTCCCGCACCGAGCGCTACCACGAGGGTCGCGTTCCACTGCACACCCTCCGCGCTGAGATCGATTACGGCACCTACGAGGCCCACACCACCTTCGGACGCATCGGCGTCAAGGTGTGGATCTACAAGGGTGACGTCGTTGGTGGACGTCGCGAGAGCGAGATCAATGCACCCGCAGAGCGCCGTGGTCGCGGCGACCGCAACGCACGTCCGCGTCGCGGTGGCCAGCGCCGTCAGCGTGCTGAGCAGAAGCAGGAGGGCTAAACATGCTTATTCCTAAGCGCGTTAAGTACCGTCGCCAGCACCGCCCAACCCGTAGCGGTATCTCCAAGGGCGGCAACCGCGTCACCTTCGGTGAGTACGGCATCCAGGCTCTCGAGCCTGCCTACATCACCAACCGTCAGATCGAATCTGCACGTATCGCCATCAACCGCCACGTCAAGCGTGGTGGCAAGGTTTGGATCAACATCTTCCCTGACCGTCCTTTGACCCAGAAGCCACTCGGCGTTCGTATGGGTTCCGGTAAGGGTCCAGTGGAGAAGTGGGTCGCAAACGTCAAGCCGGGCCGCATTCTCTTCGAGATGTCCTACCCGGATGAAGCAACTGCTCTCGAGGCCCTGCGCCGCGCTGGCCAGAAGCTTCCTTGCAAGGTCCGTATCGTCAAGAGGGAGGATCAGCTCTAATGGCTATCGGTACCCCAGCACATGAGTTCCGTGAACTCAACGAGGAAGAACTGGTCACCCGCCTCAATGAGGCTAAGGAAGAACTGTTCAACCTCCGCTTCCAGCTCGCCACCGGCCAGCTGACCAACAACCGCCGCCTTCGCACGGTCAAGCGCGACATCGCCCGCATTTACACCGTTATTCGCGAGCGTGAGCTGGGCTTGTCCGTCGTTCCGGGAGCTGAGGCTTAATTATGAGTGAGGCAAACGTGAGCAATAAGGAAAAGGGCGCACGCAAGGTTCGCACCGGCTACGTGGTTTCTGACAAGATGCAGAAGACCATCGTCGTCGAGCTCGAGGACCGTAAGCAGCACGCCCTCTACGGCAAGATCCTTCGCACCAACAAGAAGGTCAAGGCCCACGATGAGGACAACGCCGCCAACACCGGCGACCTGGTCCGCATCGAGGAGACCCGTCCTCTGTCGAAGGACAAGAACTACCGCCTCGTCGAGATCATCGAGAAGGCCAAGTAGTCTCTGACAACTGATCCCCTCACCGGGAACTGTTGTAATGCAACGCCCCCAGTCCATAACGGACTGGGGGCGTTCCGCATCCCTTAAGCTATTTCAGATTGAGTCTGACGTGGCCATCGATGTCCTCCGGCAGGGAACCTTCACCGGTGAGACCACCATCTGTGTACACGAAGTTAAAGGTGTGGTGCTCGGTGACCCCTTCGGCGGTGGATCGTCCCGCATGGCCGTAGAGCACCTCAATCTGATGATCAGAGATCCTGGTGACATCCTCCACCAGCTTCATCTGGAACGGTGCTGGTGAGTCGATCATGTCCCCGTTATGGAAGAGCACCACGGCATCGGCGATCGCTGCCCCGATCCCGGCGGACTGCTGAGCATCACCATTCGACCCGTTCAGAACCAGGTAACTGAGTTCAGCACAGGAGTTGTACCCGTTCTCCCCGATCTGGAAGTGGTAGAAGACATCGGATGTGGGGATGATGCCACCCGGACCTGCGGTGCCCAGCAACCCGGTGGGGACTACGCCCTGTTCCACAAACGGTGCGAAATCCGACGCCATGGGATTTGTCGTGCACTGCTGCGGGGGAGTGTCCACGGACGTCTCATCGGGAAGGTTCCCGTCACTGGTGGCATCCGGTGATGCCGCGGCACCCGGCACGTTGATCGGGGTTTCGGTGTCGGTGTCCACGGTTTGAGTCTCCACACAGGCGCTCAGGATGAACACCGTGGACAGGGTCACCGCGAGGAGACCGACACGATTGCTCTCATGCATGGGGGATGCCTCCTTGACTGGGAATCACCGGGTTGATGAAACCCAATCGTAGACGCATGTGCACGGACTGCGCACCACTTCAGCGGACGCCGTCGACCACCAGATCTTCGCAGCTCAGATGCCCAGGTAGTTATCTCCGCTGCGCAGCACATAACGGCGGTATCAGATCGCATCCCAGAGCCGTCGCCGATGCCCGGCGCTATTTGTTTTAGCACACCCAGATGTGGTTTAATATTCAGGTTGTCTGCGTAGGTCGGGAACCATGGTGCTTTTCCGAGTCATGCTCCCGAGACCCCTCGACGCTGCGCTGATCTTTGATCAGTCACCGTGTTCGTTGCCTTCACTTTGAAGCGTGGGCAGGCACAGGTAGTACAAAGACCACGTGTGTTTGGGACGGAAATCCAGCACACATAATCCAGGTCAGGAGACCAGTAGTGATTCAGCAGGAATCGCGTCTGAAGATCGCCGACAACACTGGTGCACGTGAAGTTCTGTGCATCCGCGTTCTCGGTGGATCCACCCGACGTTTTGCTGGCATTGGTGACGTTATCGTCGCCACTGTCAAGGAAGCAACCCCCGGCGGCAACGTGAAGTCTGGCGAGATCGTCAAGGCTGTCATCGTTCGCACGAAGAAGGAAACCCGTCGCGCAGACGGTTCTTACATCTCCTTCGATGAGAACGCAGCTGTCATCCTCAAGGGCGACAATGAGCCACGCGGTACCCGCATCTTCGGCCCAGTCGCACGTGAGCTTCGTGAGAAGAAGTTCATGAAGATCGTTTCTCTCGCACCGGAGGTGATTTAAGAATGAAGGTCCATAAGGGCGATATGGTTCTGGTCATCTCTGGACCAGACAAGGGCGCTAAGGGCAAGGTCATCGCGGCTTTCCCTAGCTCCGAAAAGGTCCTCGTTGAGGGCGTTAACCGCATCAAGAAGCACGTTGCCAACTCCGCACCAGAGCGTGGTGCTGAGTCCGGCGGAATCGTGACCCAGGAAGCACCGATCCATGTCTCTAACGTCATGGTCATCGATGCTGAAGGAAACCCAACCCGCGTTGGTTTCCGCGTGGACGAGAACGGTAAGAAGATCCGTATCTCTCGTCGCAACGGGAAGGACATCTAATGGCTGAGAACTACACCCCACGTCTCAAGACCCGTTACCAGGACGAGATCCGCACCAATCTGCACAAGGAGTTCGAGTTCTCGAACGTCATGCAGATCCCTGGTGTCACCAAGATCGTCGTGAACATGGGCGTCGGCGACGCTGCCCGTGACTCCAAGATGATCAACGGCGCACTCGAGGACCTCACCGCAATCACCGGTCAGAAGCCACAGCTTCGCCGTGCGAAGAAGTCCATCGCTAACTTCAAGCTCCGTGAAGGCATGCCGATCGGCGCGAAGGTCACCCTCCGCGGCGACCGCATGTGGGAGTTCCTGGATCGTCTGCTGACCGTGGCCCTGCCACGTATCCGCGACTTCCGTGGACTCTCCGACCAGCAGTTCGACGGCCACGGTAACTACACCTTCGGCCTCACCGAGCAGACCATGTTCTACGAAATCGACGTCGACAAGATCGACCGTCCTCGTGGTATGGACATCACCGTTGTCACCTCCGCTGTGACCGACGATGAGGGTCGCTCCCTGCTGCGCGAGCTCGGCTTCCCATTCAAGGGTGAAGACGGCAAGATGCAGTAATCAGCTTTTCTAAGCTGAAAATGAACACCTGTCCCTTCGGGGGTGGGTGTTTTTTCATGCCCTGCCGCGGACGGGAGCCCCACCGGGGGGTGCGGGAGGGCAGGGGTGGGTGGGGCGTCGATAAGCGCATTTGTGTTGATGTTTTGTGGCTAAAATTATGGGTCGACCAATCTTTAAGGGGAACTCTTTATGCTGCTGCGACGTGTCGGTGTGTTCATGGCCATTGTTCTCGGCTTGTCCGTGTTCGCGGGGCCTGCTTCCGCGCAGGTGTCCTCGGAGACTGAGGTGCTGCGTGCCGTGACATCGTCGCAGGGCACCCCGGATATCCACGCGCCGGACGGTGGTGCGAAGGTCGTGGTTTTCGGTGATTCCCATGCCTCCGGGACCAACGCCCCGTTCCGCACCGATGAACGCGGGTGCCTTCACGGCACGGATTCCTGGCCTGCCCAGCTGCAGGCCAACCTTGGCCTGGCGCGCGGTGAGCTTATCGACGTCTCCTGCAACGGCGCCTCAATCAACTCCGGCGGATTGCATTTCTCCGATGAGGTCCGTGAAGCAGAAGCACGTGGCGCGATCGGCGCACGCACTGAACAGATCATCATCCAGTTCGGCAAGAACGACCACTGGGGCCAGTCCAGCGTCAGCCTGAGGAATTCAGTGATCAACTGTCTGACGGATCTGGTCAACGGTTGTGGTGATCGTGCCATCGCTGCCGGGACGATGCAGGATCCTGGCGCGGTGACTGCGCAACATTATGCCCAGCGCATGGAACCGGTGATTGACTATCTCCGCTACTTTGCCCCCAATGCAGACATCACTCTCCTGGGGTATCAGGAGTTCCTGCCACAATCAGGAAGCGAGGTCTGTGTGAGGTTTGGCGGTATTGATATCCGCAAACCTGATGCGAGTGCGCTTGTTTCCTATATGGATCGTCTGGAAAGCGCCATCGCTGGTGCAGCGGAGATCCTCGAGGTTCAGCATGTGGATCTGCGTGCCGCCACCACCGGTCGGAGCAGCTGTTCCGGTGATCCTCTGGCCAATGGTGTGCTGGATCTGCGCGCGAACCTGATCGGGATGCCATGGCATCCTTCGGTACGCGGTGATGCGGTGACGGCGGGTCTGCTCACCAATCAGGTTGGCGACAGCCTTGATGCTCCGTAGGTGTTAGAACTCCTCATACACCGCCGGGTCCTGGTCTTTGATCCGACCATCAGCTCTGCCCAGGGCGGTGATGGCTGAGAGCTCATCCTCCGTCAGGGTGATGTTGACCGCCTCCAGGTTGGATTTCTGGCGCTCAGGATTGGTGGAACGGGGGATGGGCACGATACCGCGTGCATGGTGCCATGCCAGAGCCACCTCGCCACCGCCGACCCCATAACGCTGGCCGATCTCAGTGAGCAGGGGTTCCCGGACAAGCCCACGGCCATTGCTCAGAGGACTCCAGGCTTCCGTGACGATGCCACGGGCATCATGCCATTCCACCTGTTCCACCTGCGGGAAGTAGGGGTGCAATTCGATCTGATTGACGGCTGGCAGCTCGCCGGTCTCAGCCTCGAGACGCGCGATGTGTTCTGGCAGGAAGTTGGACACTCCGATGTGCTTGACGACACCACGGTTGCGGGCGTCGATAAGCGCCTGCCAGGCCTCCACGTAGAGATCCTTGCTGGGGTTGGGCCAGTGGATGAGCAGAAGATCAATGTGATCCAGACCCAGGCGGTAGAGGCTCTCCTCGATGCGGGGGCCGGCCAGATCATACTGGTGGAAACGCCCCGGTAGCTTGCTGGTGACGATGAGTTCATCGCGTGGCACCCCGGATTTACGGATCGTGACACCGACCGCGCCTTCATTTTCATAGTTGTAGGCGGTGTCAATCAGCCGGTAACCGGTCTGGATGGCAGAGGTCATGGCCTGGACACCCGCAGCACCATCAAGGTGGACGGTGCCGAAACCAATCGGTGGCAGGGAAATCAGTGGTTCAGTCTTGGAGGAATCCATTGGAGAAGTCATGCCCGCCAGGGTAGCGAATGATGCCATTGAATGGTCTGTCCGCGCAGGGCATCGTTGTTAAGGTGAATGACAAGAACTCCTGCTGCAGCTGAAATTTAAGGACCTCATGGACACGAGCACCCAGAAGACATCATGGCAGATGATCTGCGCATTCCTCGGGCCACTTCTTCTTTGGAGTGGCATTGCGACTTTCCGGGGTATCGCAAAAACAGGGGACACATTGGCACTGGGGGACTGGTTAGTGTGTGCTCCTGTGACGTTCCTCGGTGCAGGACTGCTGTACTTCACCGCCCAGGAACTGTCCTATCCAGACTGGGCACGGTTCGCTCTTCCCGCAGTGGCGATGGTGGCTGCAGCAGTGGTGATGTGGACACAGTGGACATCATTTCTGATGCTGCTGGCATTCATGGTGCCACTACTGGTGATGTTCTATATGCTGTTCAAATCTCAGCAGCATGGCTAAACCGGTGGGACAGCTTCTCCCTAGACCTCGGTGAGAAACTGGATATTGGGCCTGTCGGAAAAAGCATCGAAGTAGCAGGCTGAGCGAAGGCCACCGAGGATCTGTCCACGGTTTTCCTTTTTGATATCAGTAGCAAACCCGACCCGGTAATCAAAATAAAAGAACCATTCTTCCAGGGCATGCCAGAGGCAGTCCTGGATATGTTTCTCATTGAGTTCATTCCACTTTTCGGGGAATTTGAGCGTCATCCCCGGGTAGTGGAAACTCCCTGGTTCATGGGCCAGGAGCTCATCTACCAGGGCATCGACATCCACGAAGAGCATCACCACGTAGTCAGCGTGGTCATCGTGGAAGCTGAAGTCGGGGAAGAACCACCGACCAGGGGAGAACTTCATCACCTGCCCCGGCACGTAGTCATGATGCTCTGCAGCGGAGATAAACCACTGCGGGAAGATACGGATCAGTTCATCTCTGGCTGGTGTGTTCATCAGATTTCTCCGGCGAACTGGACATTGGGATTCTCAGGATTGCTAAAAGTGTCGAAGTAGCATGCTGTGCGGAGATCACCTGGGACCTGGCCACGCTTGAACTTTTGAATGTCAGTATTAAATCCGACCTGGCTGCTGAAATAGTAGAACCAGTGATCCAAGGCCCACCAAAGACAGTCCTGGATGTGTTTTTCCTTCATCTCAGACCACCTGGAGGGAAGCTTGAGGTTAATTCCATAGAAGTGGAAACTCCCTGGTTCATGGGCCAGGAGCTCATCCACCAGAGCATCGACATCCACGAAGAGCATCACCACGTAGTCAGTGTGGTCATCGTGGAAGCTGAAGTCGGGGAAGAACCACCGACCAGGGGAGAACTTCATCACCTGTCCCGGCACGTAGTCATGATGCTCTGCAGCAGAGATAAACCACTGCGGGAAGATACGGATCAGTTCATCTCTGGCTGCAGTGGTCACTAGCCGATCTCCCCGGCATAGTGGTTGAACTTGTTACCGCGGACAAAACCTGCGAGGAAGATACCCGCATCCCTGGCGGCATCAACAGCCAGGGATGTGGCGGCACCCACGGCAATGACACCGGGG is a window from the Corynebacterium faecale genome containing:
- the rpsC gene encoding 30S ribosomal protein S3 yields the protein MGQKIHPHGLRLGITSDWKSHWYADQSYADYVAEDIKIRDFLSKGLDRAGIADVVIERTRDRVRVDIHTARPGIVIGRRGAEADRIRRELEKLTKKQVALNILEVKNIDANAQLVAQSIAEQLTNRVAFRRAMRKAIQSAMRQPQVKGIKVVCSGRLGGAEMSRTERYHEGRVPLHTLRAEIDYGTYEAHTTFGRIGVKVWIYKGDVVGGRRESEINAPAERRGRGDRNARPRRGGQRRQRAEQKQEG
- the rplP gene encoding 50S ribosomal protein L16, whose product is MLIPKRVKYRRQHRPTRSGISKGGNRVTFGEYGIQALEPAYITNRQIESARIAINRHVKRGGKVWINIFPDRPLTQKPLGVRMGSGKGPVEKWVANVKPGRILFEMSYPDEATALEALRRAGQKLPCKVRIVKREDQL
- the rpmC gene encoding 50S ribosomal protein L29 translates to MAIGTPAHEFRELNEEELVTRLNEAKEELFNLRFQLATGQLTNNRRLRTVKRDIARIYTVIRERELGLSVVPGAEA
- the rpsQ gene encoding 30S ribosomal protein S17, translated to MSEANVSNKEKGARKVRTGYVVSDKMQKTIVVELEDRKQHALYGKILRTNKKVKAHDEDNAANTGDLVRIEETRPLSKDKNYRLVEIIEKAK
- a CDS encoding LppP/LprE family lipoprotein codes for the protein MHESNRVGLLAVTLSTVFILSACVETQTVDTDTETPINVPGAAASPDATSDGNLPDETSVDTPPQQCTTNPMASDFAPFVEQGVVPTGLLGTAGPGGIIPTSDVFYHFQIGENGYNSCAELSYLVLNGSNGDAQQSAGIGAAIADAVVLFHNGDMIDSPAPFQMKLVEDVTRISDHQIEVLYGHAGRSTAEGVTEHHTFNFVYTDGGLTGEGSLPEDIDGHVRLNLK
- the rplN gene encoding 50S ribosomal protein L14, with amino-acid sequence MIQQESRLKIADNTGAREVLCIRVLGGSTRRFAGIGDVIVATVKEATPGGNVKSGEIVKAVIVRTKKETRRADGSYISFDENAAVILKGDNEPRGTRIFGPVARELREKKFMKIVSLAPEVI
- the rplX gene encoding 50S ribosomal protein L24, with translation MKVHKGDMVLVISGPDKGAKGKVIAAFPSSEKVLVEGVNRIKKHVANSAPERGAESGGIVTQEAPIHVSNVMVIDAEGNPTRVGFRVDENGKKIRISRRNGKDI
- the rplE gene encoding 50S ribosomal protein L5 codes for the protein MAENYTPRLKTRYQDEIRTNLHKEFEFSNVMQIPGVTKIVVNMGVGDAARDSKMINGALEDLTAITGQKPQLRRAKKSIANFKLREGMPIGAKVTLRGDRMWEFLDRLLTVALPRIRDFRGLSDQQFDGHGNYTFGLTEQTMFYEIDVDKIDRPRGMDITVVTSAVTDDEGRSLLRELGFPFKGEDGKMQ
- a CDS encoding SGNH/GDSL hydrolase family protein, whose translation is MLLRRVGVFMAIVLGLSVFAGPASAQVSSETEVLRAVTSSQGTPDIHAPDGGAKVVVFGDSHASGTNAPFRTDERGCLHGTDSWPAQLQANLGLARGELIDVSCNGASINSGGLHFSDEVREAEARGAIGARTEQIIIQFGKNDHWGQSSVSLRNSVINCLTDLVNGCGDRAIAAGTMQDPGAVTAQHYAQRMEPVIDYLRYFAPNADITLLGYQEFLPQSGSEVCVRFGGIDIRKPDASALVSYMDRLESAIAGAAEILEVQHVDLRAATTGRSSCSGDPLANGVLDLRANLIGMPWHPSVRGDAVTAGLLTNQVGDSLDAP
- a CDS encoding aldo/keto reductase; this encodes MTSPMDSSKTEPLISLPPIGFGTVHLDGAAGVQAMTSAIQTGYRLIDTAYNYENEGAVGVTIRKSGVPRDELIVTSKLPGRFHQYDLAGPRIEESLYRLGLDHIDLLLIHWPNPSKDLYVEAWQALIDARNRGVVKHIGVSNFLPEHIARLEAETGELPAVNQIELHPYFPQVEQVEWHDARGIVTEAWSPLSNGRGLVREPLLTEIGQRYGVGGGEVALAWHHARGIVPIPRSTNPERQKSNLEAVNITLTEDELSAITALGRADGRIKDQDPAVYEEF